A stretch of Deltaproteobacteria bacterium DNA encodes these proteins:
- a CDS encoding aminopeptidase — protein MTDPKIKKLASILVNHSVTAKKGDVVQINAGTELAKPLALEVYKEALKAGAHPFINVGFEEANKIFYDMATKDQLQNFPKIKMFEAENIDCVISIAAPYNKKSMSTVNPAKVGERSKIIRKIRDTIINKKRWVITNFPTHALAQEADMTLPDYEEFLYKATNIDWNKAKVMGNKIKRVLDKGNTVRIVGKDTDLTLNIKGRRSIPCFGERNMPDGETFMSPIEDSAEGKIYYEMPAIYQGREVTGIRLTFRKGKVVEARADKNEAFLNAMLDTDKGGRYLGELGIGFNYGIQKFTKDILFDEKIGGTVHLAVGKSYEEVGGKNVSAIHWDMIKDLRQGGAIYIDGKAIQKNGKFLI, from the coding sequence ATGACCGACCCAAAGATAAAAAAGCTCGCATCCATACTCGTTAACCACTCGGTTACAGCGAAAAAAGGCGATGTCGTGCAGATAAACGCCGGAACAGAGCTTGCAAAGCCGCTTGCGCTCGAGGTATATAAAGAAGCGCTCAAAGCCGGCGCGCATCCTTTTATAAATGTCGGGTTCGAAGAAGCAAACAAAATATTCTACGACATGGCCACAAAAGACCAGCTCCAAAACTTCCCAAAAATAAAGATGTTCGAGGCAGAGAACATAGATTGCGTCATAAGCATCGCTGCGCCGTACAACAAAAAGTCCATGTCAACGGTCAACCCGGCAAAGGTGGGAGAGAGAAGTAAGATTATCAGAAAAATCCGCGACACCATTATAAATAAAAAGCGCTGGGTCATAACGAACTTCCCCACACACGCCCTTGCGCAGGAAGCGGACATGACGCTGCCTGATTACGAGGAATTCCTTTATAAGGCCACCAACATCGACTGGAACAAAGCAAAGGTCATGGGCAATAAAATCAAGCGCGTGCTCGACAAAGGCAACACCGTGCGAATAGTCGGCAAGGATACGGACCTTACGCTAAACATCAAGGGCAGGCGGAGCATCCCCTGCTTTGGCGAGAGGAACATGCCGGACGGCGAGACCTTCATGTCGCCAATCGAGGACTCGGCAGAGGGTAAAATCTACTACGAGATGCCTGCCATATACCAGGGCAGAGAGGTCACCGGCATACGCCTTACCTTCAGGAAAGGCAAGGTCGTGGAGGCCAGAGCCGATAAGAACGAGGCATTCCTAAACGCCATGCTCGACACAGACAAGGGCGGCAGATATCTTGGCGAGCTCGGCATAGGCTTTAACTACGGCATACAGAAGTTCACGAAAGACATCCTTTTCGACGAAAAGATCGGCGGCACCGTGCACCTTGCGGTCGGCAAATCCTACGAAGAGGTCGGCGGCAAGAACGTCTCTGCCATACACTGGGACATGATAAAGGATTTACGCCAGGGCGGGGCCATATACATAGACGGCAAGGCCATACAGAAAAACGGCAAGTTCCTCATATAA
- a CDS encoding TIGR01212 family radical SAM protein (This family includes YhcC from E. coli K-12, an uncharacterized radical SAM protein.) produces the protein MKSTERYYSLSSYLKETYGAALRKVSIDAGFTCPTRDGTITTGGCAYCNADTLRFEDNSQKLAITEQINNGIARLGEKTAPGVIAYFQVNTNTYKDADTLKKLYLEAATHPKVRIVAVSTRPDCLEDSALDILEDIRKTKPVWLEMGLQSSNDATLKAINRGHTQKDFDDALKKAVKRNLDVCGHVILGLPGEDKETMLKSVRFLARRGIWGIKLHQLDIVKDTLFAAKYECGRIKTLSLDEYAEIVVESLELLPASTVIHRLSGDTKKELLVSPLWGLEKLKVKNKIEKLLTEKNTRQGAKY, from the coding sequence ATGAAAAGTACCGAGCGGTATTACTCGCTGTCGTCGTATCTGAAAGAGACCTACGGCGCGGCACTAAGAAAGGTCTCCATAGACGCGGGTTTTACCTGCCCAACGCGCGACGGAACGATTACTACGGGCGGCTGCGCGTACTGCAATGCCGACACGCTAAGGTTCGAGGATAACTCGCAAAAACTCGCCATAACCGAACAAATCAATAACGGAATAGCAAGGCTTGGGGAAAAAACAGCGCCCGGGGTCATTGCCTACTTTCAGGTAAACACCAATACATACAAAGACGCCGACACACTTAAAAAACTTTACCTCGAAGCTGCAACACATCCAAAGGTGCGCATCGTGGCTGTATCCACCAGGCCCGATTGTCTTGAAGACAGCGCTCTCGATATATTGGAAGACATCCGCAAAACAAAGCCCGTATGGCTGGAGATGGGGCTCCAGAGCTCAAACGACGCAACCCTCAAGGCCATAAACCGCGGCCATACGCAAAAAGATTTCGATGACGCGCTAAAAAAGGCCGTAAAAAGGAACCTCGATGTCTGCGGCCATGTAATATTGGGCCTTCCTGGCGAGGACAAAGAGACCATGCTCAAATCAGTAAGGTTTCTTGCTCGTCGCGGCATCTGGGGCATAAAGTTGCATCAATTGGACATTGTAAAAGATACGCTGTTTGCAGCGAAGTACGAGTGCGGCAGAATCAAAACTCTTTCCCTTGATGAATACGCCGAAATAGTGGTAGAATCCCTTGAACTGCTCCCTGCGTCAACGGTAATACACAGGCTTTCCGGGGACACTAAAAAAGAGCTCCTCGTTTCGCCGCTATGGGGGCTTGAAAAACTAAAGGTCAAAAATAAAATCGAAAAGCTGCTTACGGAAAAAAACACGCGGCAAGGGGCGAAATACTAG
- the mtgA gene encoding monofunctional biosynthetic peptidoglycan transglycosylase, whose amino-acid sequence MGWARARVHITLKRVIIITAILVVAGGISFALWTRKAPDVSKLKKQSPGITLKLKTADGKERLFDVGTKNPSWTPIDNVPQNLITAIIQSEDISFYSHHGFDFSEIWDAIKTDIEEMSYVRGASTISMQLVKNLYLTREKSMGRKIKEAYLVVKMEKAISKKRIMELYLNIVEWGPGVYGVKEASAYYFGKTPSELTLDEAAVLAVILPNPVYYNPYKRPKYAEKKKVQILERMLKRGHITEEAFKTALEAPLALKNVAKGAAEAEAWEKGFPDEEDTEETPGTPAKTGDATAPSKEESLENPADAGTAEDQKPQTDNDTGKATEGTAPAQAPAAN is encoded by the coding sequence ATGGGTTGGGCGCGCGCGCGTGTACATATAACGCTTAAGCGCGTTATTATAATCACCGCGATACTCGTGGTTGCAGGCGGCATTTCATTTGCCCTCTGGACGCGAAAGGCGCCGGACGTTAGTAAACTCAAAAAACAAAGCCCCGGCATAACGCTAAAGCTCAAGACAGCAGATGGCAAGGAGCGGCTCTTCGACGTCGGGACAAAGAACCCGTCGTGGACACCAATAGACAACGTGCCGCAAAACCTCATAACCGCCATAATTCAGAGCGAGGACATTTCGTTTTACTCGCACCACGGCTTCGATTTTTCCGAGATATGGGACGCGATAAAGACCGATATAGAGGAAATGAGTTATGTAAGGGGCGCATCGACCATTTCCATGCAACTCGTGAAAAACCTCTATCTTACGAGAGAAAAATCAATGGGAAGAAAGATAAAAGAGGCCTACCTCGTCGTAAAGATGGAAAAGGCTATTTCCAAAAAGCGCATCATGGAGCTTTACTTGAACATCGTCGAATGGGGCCCCGGGGTTTACGGCGTAAAGGAGGCTTCGGCCTACTACTTCGGCAAAACACCCTCGGAACTGACGCTCGACGAAGCAGCGGTGCTCGCCGTGATACTGCCAAACCCGGTCTACTATAACCCGTACAAGCGGCCCAAGTATGCAGAGAAAAAGAAAGTACAAATACTGGAGCGCATGCTAAAACGCGGTCACATAACCGAAGAGGCATTCAAAACAGCGCTCGAGGCCCCGCTTGCCTTAAAGAACGTCGCAAAGGGCGCGGCAGAGGCCGAGGCATGGGAAAAGGGATTTCCGGATGAAGAAGACACCGAAGAAACACCCGGCACGCCGGCAAAGACTGGTGACGCTACCGCGCCTTCGAAAGAGGAATCTTTAGAAAACCCGGCAGACGCAGGAACAGCCGAAGACCAGAAACCGCAAACAGACAACGACACAGGCAAGGCAACCGAAGGTACAGCTCCGGCACAGGCTCCGGCCGCAAATTAA
- a CDS encoding phosphatidylglycerol lysyltransferase domain-containing protein, translating into MTTIKKYPDSSELTVQMKDTLKSRLASLRDGVSEHSFANLYLFRKIHNYKISALEGDNLIITGSDLGKKFFMLPFELPDKGTLDKLFEKHLSMKCVSEEKATRLSLLGYAIKEDRDNFDYLYKRDEMASLAGKKYYKKKNRVKKFLSEHSPECLPLTNDRIKDALSVLELWKGEKDTLGDYEAAKEGLLLMEELSLCGAVYYINNKAAAYTLGEELHAGDTFVVHFEKAAHKYTGIFQYVARSFASLLPEKYVYINREQDLGLEGLRQAKESLKPAAFIKKYRVFAK; encoded by the coding sequence ATGACAACCATCAAAAAATACCCGGATTCCTCGGAACTGACCGTTCAAATGAAGGATACGTTGAAAAGCCGCCTGGCAAGCCTAAGGGACGGCGTGTCCGAGCACTCGTTTGCGAACCTATACCTTTTCAGAAAGATCCATAACTATAAAATAAGCGCCCTTGAAGGCGACAACCTCATAATAACAGGCTCTGACCTCGGCAAAAAGTTCTTCATGCTGCCCTTCGAGCTGCCGGATAAAGGCACACTCGATAAGCTCTTCGAGAAGCACTTATCCATGAAATGCGTTTCAGAGGAAAAGGCAACGCGCCTAAGCCTGCTCGGCTACGCTATAAAAGAAGACCGCGACAATTTCGACTACCTTTATAAGAGGGACGAGATGGCCTCGCTTGCCGGCAAGAAATACTATAAGAAGAAAAACCGGGTAAAAAAGTTCCTTTCCGAGCACTCGCCCGAGTGCCTGCCGCTAACCAATGACCGCATAAAGGACGCCCTCTCGGTGCTTGAGCTCTGGAAGGGCGAAAAGGACACTCTCGGGGACTACGAGGCGGCAAAAGAAGGTCTCCTTCTTATGGAGGAACTATCCCTTTGCGGCGCGGTCTATTATATAAACAACAAGGCAGCAGCCTATACGCTTGGCGAAGAACTTCACGCTGGCGACACATTCGTCGTACACTTTGAAAAAGCAGCGCACAAGTACACGGGGATTTTTCAGTACGTTGCCCGGAGCTTTGCTTCACTTCTTCCGGAAAAATACGTCTACATAAACAGGGAGCAGGACCTGGGGCTTGAGGGGCTAAGACAGGCAAAGGAGAGCCTGAAGCCGGCTGCGTTCATAAAAAAATACCGGGTATTTGCCAAATGA